The following nucleotide sequence is from Candidatus Methylacidithermus pantelleriae.
CCCCGCACACCTGCCGCTACACCTTCCCGTTGGGATCGGTGCGCACCTCCTGGACATACATGCCTACAACTTAAAATCTGCCATGTGCCTAACGACTTATTCATAGCCTATCGCCATATCGACCCTACACGCTTTTTCATAAGTCCTTGACTTACCACGACAAGGGTCAAAAACTTCACGAAGGCAAGCTAGGGGTTCCCTTTCGCCAGGAGACAAGCTACCTCCTCGATGGGAAAGCCAAGCACGTTGGTATAGGAGCCTCGAACTTCCTTAATTAACCACTCTGCCTTTTCCTGCGCTGCGTAGGCTCCGGCCTTATCCAGCACGGGAACCTCTTGAAGATAGCTTTCAATCAAAGGGGGCGTTAAACGCCGAAATTCCACTTCTGTTGCGCATATCAGTGATCGGATCTGGCGGCTGGGGGTTACCAAAACGAGAGCGGTCAGAACATGATGGGTTTTGCCCGACAGAAGTTCTAGCATTGTGCGAGCTTCCGTAAGATCCTTCGGTTTACCCAAGCAAACGGCTCCCAATACGACAAGGGTATCGGCAGCAAGCACCCAGGGGTCAGAACCGGGATTCCACACCGAAAAGGCTTTACCCATGGCGTTACGCAAGGCAAGTTCCCGTGGGGAAAGGCAGGTGACTTGTTCGGGGCTCAGCTCGCTAAAGGTGGGCGGTTTGGAGTAGAACGGTACACCAAGCTGGCGTAATAATTGTTGCCGGCGGGGGGAGCTTGAGGCCAAACACAAAGGGCTCTTCACTGGGAAGTAGTTCCGGTTTTGAGTGTATCCTTGGCTTGGCGTGCCACACGACGGTTCCGTTTGGTTAATTCGGTTTTTCTTTTAAGAGCCTGCTTCTCAAGGGTCTCCATTAGAAGATCGATCGTTTCATAAAGATCATGCCCATGTTCCTCTGCGTGGAGGTCTCTGCCCGGTACGGCCAAATGTACTTTTACGGCGTAGGCGCGCTTGTTGGTTTGGAGGGGATCGTGGATGATGGCCACGTGGGCACCGATAACCTCAGGCATATGTCGCTCCAACTTCTGCAGCTTTTTGGCGATGTAGGCGTGCAAGGCACTGGTTAAACGAACATTTTGCTGGCTAACGTGGATCTGCATAGCTTTGCTAAGCTTGTCGATATTGCGGCCTTTGTCCAGACGCAAGGCCCACGGATAAAAGGAAAGGATCCAAGTTCTTTTGGCAAGGGGGGCCGTGTCGTGGGGTCTGGCCCGGTGCAAAGGATGCGAAATGAAAGTGGAAGACAGAACCATTGAGCAGATTTTTATCTACGACACCACCCTGCGGGATGGCGCCCAAGCAGAAGGAATCCATTTTTCTGTCGGAGATAAGATCCGAATTGCTCGGAAGCTTGATGAATTTGGCATTTCCTACATTGAAGGCGGTTGGCCAAGTTCCAATCCCAAGG
It contains:
- a CDS encoding Maf family protein, with amino-acid sequence MKSPLCLASSSPRRQQLLRQLGVPFYSKPPTFSELSPEQVTCLSPRELALRNAMGKAFSVWNPGSDPWVLAADTLVVLGAVCLGKPKDLTEARTMLELLSGKTHHVLTALVLVTPSRQIRSLICATEVEFRRLTPPLIESYLQEVPVLDKAGAYAAQEKAEWLIKEVRGSYTNVLGFPIEEVACLLAKGNP
- the hpf gene encoding ribosome hibernation-promoting factor, HPF/YfiA family, whose amino-acid sequence is MQIHVSQQNVRLTSALHAYIAKKLQKLERHMPEVIGAHVAIIHDPLQTNKRAYAVKVHLAVPGRDLHAEEHGHDLYETIDLLMETLEKQALKRKTELTKRNRRVARQAKDTLKTGTTSQ